The Aurantiacibacter arachoides genome window below encodes:
- a CDS encoding Glu/Leu/Phe/Val family dehydrogenase, producing the protein MSAFWTEPDWDEHERVEVVHDRASGLTAIIALHSTHLGPGAGGTRFWHYPDPAMGMRDALRLSRGMSFKNAMAGLPMGGGKAVVLLDRKGTKTQAMLHAFGDAVEAMGGRYVTAEDVGASVADMQEVATRTQHVCGLPVNEGDAGGDPGPFTAMGIYHGIKAAVAHKMGKDSMQGVRVAIQGCGSVGGGTARLLAKDGARLVLADIDAERAKALASEVGGEAVAVDQIMGTACDVFSPNALGAVLDDAGIAQLDCSIVAGGANNQLARPEHGRVLHERGILYAPDYVINAGGIINVSLEYLCRQHGEPCDINEVRKRIAQIPGRLQSIWDKSDADARPSNEVADAMAMELIGRG; encoded by the coding sequence ATGTCGGCTTTCTGGACCGAACCCGATTGGGACGAGCACGAGCGCGTGGAGGTCGTCCACGATCGCGCCAGCGGCCTTACAGCGATCATCGCGCTGCATTCCACGCATCTCGGCCCCGGCGCCGGCGGCACCCGTTTCTGGCATTATCCTGATCCGGCAATGGGGATGCGCGATGCGCTGCGCCTCAGCCGCGGGATGAGCTTTAAGAATGCCATGGCCGGATTGCCGATGGGCGGGGGCAAGGCCGTGGTCCTGCTCGATCGCAAAGGCACGAAGACGCAGGCCATGCTGCACGCCTTCGGTGACGCGGTGGAGGCCATGGGCGGCCGCTACGTTACGGCAGAGGATGTGGGCGCCAGCGTCGCCGACATGCAGGAAGTCGCCACCCGCACGCAGCACGTCTGCGGCCTGCCGGTGAACGAAGGCGACGCCGGCGGCGATCCCGGTCCGTTCACCGCGATGGGCATCTATCACGGCATCAAGGCCGCCGTGGCGCACAAGATGGGCAAGGACTCCATGCAGGGCGTGCGCGTTGCCATCCAGGGCTGCGGCTCGGTGGGCGGCGGCACGGCGCGCCTGCTCGCCAAGGATGGCGCGCGACTGGTTCTGGCCGACATCGATGCCGAACGCGCCAAGGCCCTGGCCAGCGAAGTGGGCGGCGAGGCCGTGGCGGTCGACCAGATCATGGGCACTGCCTGCGACGTGTTCAGCCCCAATGCGCTTGGCGCCGTGCTCGACGACGCTGGCATCGCCCAGCTCGATTGCAGCATCGTGGCAGGCGGCGCAAACAACCAGCTCGCCCGGCCGGAACATGGCCGCGTGCTGCACGAACGCGGCATCCTGTATGCGCCCGACTACGTCATCAACGCCGGTGGCATCATCAACGTCAGCCTCGAATACCTGTGCCGCCAGCATGGCGAGCCGTGCGACATCAACGAGGTGCGCAAGCGCATCGCGCAGATTCCCGGCCGCCTGCAATCCATCTGGGACAAGAGCGATGCCGACGCCAGGCCGTCGAACGAGGTCGCCGACGCGATGGCGATGGAACTGATCGGGCGGGGCTAG
- a CDS encoding prolyl hydroxylase family protein, with product MANPGETSAQVLLRHAGMRQVPSSRLTVLSCPHFLPPTLCRALIALIDKDRRPSTIADANGDKYFRTSETCDLSADEPAVQDLEARLLALNGIDPAHGEPVQGQRYDVGQEFKNHTDFFEPQGADFHKFCAVAGNRTWTFMIYLNEVEAGGATRFKVIGKTFQPETGKLVCWDNHREDGSLNPATLHHGMKVRKGVKYVITKWYRERHWH from the coding sequence ATGGCGAATCCGGGAGAAACATCGGCGCAGGTGCTTTTGCGTCACGCGGGAATGCGGCAGGTGCCATCGTCCCGGTTGACGGTGCTGAGTTGCCCGCACTTTCTGCCCCCCACGCTGTGCCGCGCGCTTATCGCCCTGATCGACAAGGATCGCCGCCCCTCGACCATCGCCGATGCCAACGGGGACAAGTATTTCCGCACCAGCGAGACCTGCGACCTCTCCGCCGATGAACCCGCGGTGCAGGATCTGGAGGCCCGGCTGCTGGCGCTGAATGGCATCGATCCCGCCCACGGTGAGCCGGTGCAGGGTCAGCGTTACGACGTCGGACAGGAATTCAAGAACCACACCGATTTCTTCGAACCGCAGGGGGCGGACTTTCACAAGTTCTGCGCGGTCGCGGGCAATCGCACCTGGACCTTCATGATCTATCTCAACGAGGTGGAGGCCGGCGGCGCGACACGGTTCAAGGTGATCGGCAAGACCTTTCAGCCGGAGACGGGCAAACTGGTGTGCTGGGACAATCACCGCGAGGACGGTTCCCTCAACCCCGCCACGCTCCATCACGGGATGAAGGTGCGCAAGGGCGTGAAGTACGTCATCACGAAATGGTATCGCGAAAGGCACTGGCACTGA
- a CDS encoding GFA family protein, giving the protein MTTIRKGACHCRTVQYAAEFPDERLVASRCNCSMCAMKGAVMVYVPVDAVAVTAGEDLLDCYSFNTGAAKHRFCSVCGIHLFHQARSDPDKYAINTATLEGVDPYDDFAIVPVFDGRNHSSDNGGVRRKAGDMHFEATLDEMWPNDLI; this is encoded by the coding sequence ATGACCACGATACGCAAGGGCGCGTGCCACTGCCGCACGGTGCAATACGCCGCCGAGTTTCCCGATGAGCGCCTGGTCGCCTCGCGCTGCAACTGCTCGATGTGCGCCATGAAGGGCGCGGTCATGGTCTACGTCCCCGTCGACGCCGTGGCAGTGACCGCAGGCGAGGACCTGCTCGACTGCTATTCCTTCAACACCGGCGCGGCGAAGCATCGCTTCTGCTCGGTCTGCGGCATCCACCTGTTCCACCAAGCGCGATCAGATCCGGACAAATATGCCATCAACACGGCCACGCTGGAAGGCGTCGATCCCTACGATGATTTCGCCATCGTGCCGGTGTTCGACGGACGTAACCACTCGTCCGACAACGGCGGCGTGCGACGCAAGGCGGGCGACATGCATTTCGAAGCGACG